One genomic segment of Ignavibacteriota bacterium includes these proteins:
- a CDS encoding deoxyhypusine synthase, with the protein MQEKKDFLKDVIEHIDIKEHNVIKLVDSMEKMAFSARDLNRAAKIYNMMLEDKNCSVILTLAGSLFSAGLKKVVFDLVNNNMVDAIVSTGAIMVDQDFFEALGFKHYLGTPFSDDNQLRDLHIDRIYDTYIDEDELRICDETTEKIFNSLEPRPYSSRELLWNFGKYLDENGGPKVDDSVIYAAYKKNVPIFVPAFSDCSAGFGIVVHQYNNPEKHVSFDSGKDFLELTKIKMNTKETGIFMIGGGVPKNFTQDIVVAADILMEDAPMHKYAVQITVADERDGALSGSTLKEASSWGKVETTYEQMVYSEATIAMPLVAGYAYHKSAWKSREKREFQKLFLK; encoded by the coding sequence ATGCAAGAAAAAAAAGATTTTTTAAAAGATGTAATTGAACATATTGATATAAAAGAACATAACGTAATTAAGTTAGTTGATTCGATGGAAAAAATGGCATTTTCTGCAAGAGATTTGAATCGTGCCGCAAAAATTTACAACATGATGTTGGAAGATAAAAATTGCTCGGTAATTTTAACTTTAGCCGGAAGTTTATTCAGTGCCGGATTGAAAAAAGTTGTTTTTGATTTGGTAAATAATAATATGGTTGATGCAATTGTTTCTACAGGAGCAATTATGGTTGATCAAGATTTTTTTGAAGCATTAGGATTTAAACATTATTTAGGAACTCCGTTTAGCGATGATAATCAATTGCGCGATTTACACATTGATAGAATTTATGATACTTATATTGATGAAGATGAATTAAGAATTTGCGATGAAACAACTGAAAAAATATTTAATAGTTTGGAACCGAGACCATATTCTTCCAGAGAATTGTTATGGAATTTTGGAAAATATTTAGATGAAAACGGCGGACCAAAAGTTGATGACAGTGTAATTTATGCTGCGTACAAAAAAAATGTTCCGATATTTGTTCCGGCATTTTCAGATTGTTCAGCGGGATTTGGAATTGTTGTACATCAATATAATAATCCGGAAAAACATGTTTCGTTTGATTCCGGGAAAGATTTTCTTGAATTAACAAAAATTAAAATGAATACAAAAGAGACTGGAATATTTATGATTGGCGGCGGAGTTCCGAAAAATTTTACTCAAGATATAGTTGTTGCTGCGGATATTTTGATGGAAGATGCACCAATGCATAAATACGCAGTTCAAATTACTGTTGCGGATGAAAGAGACGGCGCACTTTCCGGTTCTACGTTAAAAGAAGCAAGTTCTTGGGGAAAAGTTGAAACAACATATGAGCAAATGGTTTATTCTGAAGCAACAATTGCAATGCCTTTAGTTGCCGGATATGCTTATCACAAAAGCGCTTGGAAAAGTAGAGAGAAAAGAGAGTTTCAAAAATTGTTTTTAAAATGA
- a CDS encoding T9SS type A sorting domain-containing protein, with translation MKIDRNELQIKKLSKKERKKARTDYFFNIIRDPKTNSIPENIRRRELEFAKKLPKKNSTDLYKNSSTGFVWTEVGPNDVGGRTRALAIDVTNSNTIIAGGVSGGIWKSVDNGETWQQKSGNNEAFSITSIVQDPRNGFTNTWYACGGEINGNSASDRGFTARYYGNGLFKSIDNGETWTAVENSKSNPTKWDSNFDYMSKLLIHPTTGSLFAVANGLGIIKSTDGGVNFNISLGALNDHYYSDIIVKSDGTLIGVISDYGFNETKTNTPGIYKSTNNGFSWTNITPVDFPSDHHRSVLGTSKLSTPIFYILTFTGNNLTDGNEDVKLFKLSLDNSVTENLTAKLPKFDSESFEYQGHLYTQSSYNLAIAVKPDDDNFVLIAGTSLFRSTDGFSTAITNPKLGWIGGYHSSEFFYPNLHPDIHNITFDPNNSNQVWVGHDGGLSFSNNISDVSYSQFFPWVNKNNGYNVTQFYTVSIPSKADDFRIMGGTQDNGTPFFIWNNSNEATSDLSSGDGSYSHFTSGKFAYSSIYDGQIYRLNYDNSGIPSFDAGWTEITPLNATGQLFINPFVIDANKENIMYYPAGNSVWKNAAITLISPYLQGGTESGWIELANMKMPDEYSITAINVSTSNPLNLLYYAGYKSDESPKIYKLANANSAITGNIDISIPDASLGGYIHNIAINPDNGNEIIVVLSNYNIASLFHSTDGGQNYTEIEGNLTGDESNPGPSIRSAIIHPYNNSTYYFVGTSTGLYSTTNLNGTSTIWEQESSNEIGNVVVEFLDARTSDGTIAVATHGRGLFIGKPNGAVNIEDNVKIENEFVLNQNYPNPFNPTTKINFTIPKSQYVKLNVFNGNGELVKTLINKNLVNGNYSVDFDGGNFASGIYYYRLEGENFNSTKKMILLK, from the coding sequence TTGAAAATAGATCGTAATGAATTGCAAATTAAAAAGTTAAGTAAAAAGGAAAGAAAAAAAGCAAGAACTGATTATTTTTTTAATATTATCCGTGATCCAAAAACAAATTCAATTCCGGAAAATATTAGACGAAGAGAATTAGAGTTTGCAAAAAAATTACCGAAAAAAAATAGTACTGATTTATACAAAAATAGTTCAACTGGATTTGTATGGACAGAAGTTGGACCAAACGATGTCGGCGGAAGAACAAGAGCTTTAGCAATTGATGTAACTAATTCAAATACAATTATTGCCGGTGGAGTTTCCGGAGGAATTTGGAAATCAGTTGATAATGGCGAAACTTGGCAGCAAAAGAGTGGTAATAATGAAGCATTCAGTATTACATCAATTGTACAAGATCCAAGAAACGGATTTACAAATACTTGGTATGCTTGTGGTGGTGAAATAAATGGAAACAGTGCATCAGATAGAGGATTTACCGCTCGTTATTACGGAAACGGATTGTTTAAATCTATTGACAATGGAGAAACTTGGACTGCTGTTGAAAATTCAAAAAGTAATCCAACCAAATGGGATTCAAATTTTGATTATATGTCAAAATTATTAATTCATCCAACAACTGGATCTTTATTTGCAGTTGCTAATGGTTTGGGAATTATTAAGTCAACCGATGGTGGTGTAAACTTTAATATTTCATTGGGTGCTTTGAATGACCATTATTATAGCGATATAATTGTAAAATCTGATGGAACTTTAATAGGAGTAATTTCAGATTATGGATTTAATGAAACAAAAACGAATACACCGGGAATTTATAAATCAACAAATAATGGATTTAGTTGGACAAATATTACTCCGGTGGATTTCCCTTCTGATCATCATAGAAGTGTTTTAGGAACTTCAAAATTATCTACACCAATTTTTTACATACTCACATTTACCGGTAATAATTTAACTGACGGAAATGAAGATGTGAAATTATTCAAATTGAGTTTGGATAATTCAGTTACAGAAAATTTAACAGCTAAATTACCAAAATTCGATTCTGAATCTTTCGAATATCAAGGTCATTTATATACTCAAAGTAGTTATAATTTAGCAATTGCAGTAAAACCTGATGATGATAATTTTGTTTTAATTGCCGGTACTAGTTTATTTAGATCAACTGATGGATTTTCTACAGCAATTACTAATCCTAAATTAGGATGGATCGGTGGATATCATTCAAGTGAATTTTTCTATCCAAATTTACATCCCGATATTCATAACATAACATTTGATCCTAATAATTCAAATCAAGTTTGGGTTGGGCATGATGGGGGTTTAAGTTTTTCTAATAACATTTCTGACGTTTCATATTCTCAATTTTTTCCTTGGGTAAACAAAAATAATGGATATAATGTAACCCAATTTTACACCGTAAGTATTCCAAGTAAAGCTGATGATTTTAGAATAATGGGTGGAACACAAGATAATGGAACACCGTTTTTTATATGGAATAACTCAAATGAAGCAACTTCTGACTTAAGTTCTGGCGATGGTAGTTATTCTCATTTTACTTCCGGGAAATTCGCATATTCCTCAATTTACGATGGACAGATTTATAGACTTAATTATGATAATTCTGGTATTCCAAGTTTTGATGCTGGTTGGACAGAAATTACTCCTTTAAATGCAACCGGGCAACTTTTTATTAACCCATTTGTAATTGATGCAAATAAAGAAAATATTATGTATTATCCAGCAGGAAATTCAGTATGGAAAAATGCTGCAATCACTTTAATTTCTCCTTATTTGCAAGGAGGAACAGAAAGCGGATGGATTGAACTTGCCAATATGAAAATGCCCGATGAATATTCAATAACTGCAATTAATGTTTCAACATCAAATCCATTAAACTTATTGTATTATGCCGGATATAAATCTGATGAATCGCCAAAAATTTACAAACTTGCCAATGCAAATAGTGCAATAACTGGAAATATTGATATTTCAATTCCAGATGCCAGTTTGGGAGGTTATATTCACAACATAGCCATTAATCCAGATAATGGGAATGAAATAATTGTTGTACTTTCTAATTACAATATCGCAAGTTTATTTCACTCAACTGATGGAGGACAAAATTACACAGAAATTGAAGGTAATTTAACGGGAGATGAATCTAATCCGGGACCTTCAATTCGATCAGCAATTATTCATCCTTATAATAATTCAACATACTATTTTGTTGGAACAAGTACAGGTTTGTATTCAACGACAAATTTAAATGGAACAAGTACAATTTGGGAACAAGAAAGTTCGAATGAAATTGGAAATGTTGTTGTAGAATTTCTTGATGCAAGAACTTCAGATGGAACAATTGCTGTTGCAACACATGGAAGAGGATTATTTATCGGTAAACCAAACGGTGCCGTAAATATTGAAGATAATGTAAAAATTGAAAATGAATTTGTATTAAATCAGAATTATCCTAATCCATTTAATCCAACAACAAAAATAAATTTTACAATTCCCAAATCGCAATATGTTAAGTTAAATGTTTTTAACGGTAACGGTGAATTAGTTAAAACATTGATTAATAAAAATCTTGTTAACGGAAATTATTCGGTTGATTTTGATGGAGGAAATTTCGCTTCGGGAATTTATTACTATAGATTAGAAGGTGAAAATTTTAATTCAACTAAAAAAATGATTTTATTAAAATAG
- a CDS encoding aminopeptidase P family protein has translation MFKTETYKNRRDELKKKFKDGILLFLGNNEMPMNYLGNTYRFRQDSSFLYYWGINEANLAAVIDISKNKEIIFGDNRSLDDVVWMGFDDTIENKSAKVGVENTKPFSKLESFIRKKISHGNKIHYLPQYRSDNLLLLQEILDIKAGEINNNSSVKLIKSVIQQRSIKSEEEITEIEKALEVSYYMNITAMKEIKVGITEREVCGKVEGIAISKGNGVSFPIIFSVNGEILHNHSHENIMQDGQIAVLDSGSETMLGYASDTTRTIPVSGKFTQKQKEIYNIVLESQLESIKMMKPGIKYKDVHLNAAKIIANGLKKYGIMKGNIDKAVEEGAHALFFPHGLGHMLGLDVHDLESLGENYIGYDKTVKRSNQFGLAYLRLAKKLETGFVVTVEPGCYFIPALIDKWKSEKKFIKYINYKKLDEYRNFGGIRIEDNVLITKDGNRVLGKPIPKTIKEVESACSK, from the coding sequence ATGTTTAAAACAGAAACTTATAAAAATAGAAGAGATGAATTAAAGAAAAAGTTCAAAGACGGAATTCTTTTATTCCTTGGAAATAATGAAATGCCAATGAATTATTTAGGAAACACATATCGCTTCAGACAAGATAGTTCCTTTTTATATTATTGGGGAATTAATGAAGCAAACTTAGCTGCAGTTATTGATATTTCGAAAAACAAAGAAATTATTTTTGGTGATAACAGAAGTTTGGATGACGTAGTTTGGATGGGCTTTGACGATACAATTGAAAATAAATCAGCAAAAGTTGGTGTTGAAAATACAAAACCTTTTTCCAAATTAGAAAGTTTTATAAGAAAGAAAATTTCTCATGGAAATAAAATTCACTATTTACCGCAATATCGATCAGATAATTTATTATTACTTCAAGAAATTTTGGATATAAAAGCTGGTGAAATTAATAACAATTCTTCAGTAAAATTAATTAAATCTGTCATTCAACAAAGGTCAATAAAATCTGAAGAAGAAATTACTGAAATTGAAAAAGCTCTTGAAGTAAGTTATTATATGAATATTACAGCAATGAAAGAAATTAAAGTTGGTATTACAGAAAGAGAAGTTTGCGGAAAAGTTGAAGGTATTGCAATTTCAAAAGGAAATGGAGTTTCGTTTCCAATTATATTTTCAGTTAACGGGGAAATTCTCCATAACCACTCGCATGAAAATATTATGCAAGATGGACAAATTGCAGTTCTGGATTCGGGTTCAGAAACAATGTTAGGTTATGCAAGCGATACAACAAGAACAATTCCGGTAAGTGGAAAGTTCACTCAAAAACAAAAAGAAATTTATAATATTGTTTTGGAATCACAACTTGAATCAATTAAAATGATGAAACCCGGAATTAAATATAAAGATGTTCATTTGAATGCAGCAAAAATAATTGCAAACGGTTTGAAAAAATATGGAATTATGAAAGGTAATATTGATAAAGCCGTTGAAGAAGGAGCGCATGCTTTATTTTTCCCGCACGGGCTTGGGCACATGCTGGGCTTGGATGTTCACGATCTTGAAAGTTTAGGCGAAAATTATATTGGTTATGATAAAACTGTAAAAAGAAGTAATCAATTTGGTTTAGCATATTTAAGATTAGCAAAAAAATTAGAAACGGGATTTGTCGTAACAGTTGAACCGGGATGTTATTTTATTCCCGCATTAATTGATAAATGGAAAAGTGAGAAAAAATTTATTAAGTATATCAATTATAAAAAATTAGATGAGTACAGAAATTTTGGCGGAATTAGAATTGAAGATAATGTTCTAATAACGAAAGATGGAAATAGAGTTTTAGGAAAACCAATACCTAAAACAATTAAAGAAGTTGAATCTGCTTGTTCAAAATAA
- a CDS encoding DUF4412 domain-containing protein, giving the protein MLRKILNLAILIIISTAIFVNAQNNFEGKVKFKITNDDDESNLMEYFLKDGNFRISLFDDEDVSAIFLYAKENSFILMPEDKMYMNLNNSLFTKLGDMIKDKSDDDDEKDKKEFNFENYKTGKTKTFLGYECEQWIHKNEMDDDSYEVEAWITDELGNFMLMENPMGAGYSPTWGSSLKDKGYFPLQVITKNSDGEVVSTFEAVEINKQSLNNDLFEVPSDYNEMKIPGM; this is encoded by the coding sequence ATGCTTAGAAAAATTTTAAATCTCGCAATTCTAATTATTATTTCAACAGCAATTTTTGTTAACGCTCAAAATAATTTTGAGGGAAAAGTTAAATTTAAAATTACAAATGATGATGACGAATCAAACTTAATGGAATATTTTTTAAAAGATGGAAATTTTAGAATTTCTCTCTTTGATGATGAAGATGTTTCTGCAATTTTTCTTTATGCAAAAGAAAATTCTTTTATTCTGATGCCGGAAGATAAAATGTATATGAATTTAAATAATTCACTTTTTACAAAACTTGGCGATATGATAAAAGATAAATCGGATGATGATGACGAAAAAGATAAGAAAGAATTTAATTTTGAGAATTACAAAACCGGAAAAACAAAAACATTTTTAGGATATGAATGCGAACAATGGATTCATAAAAATGAAATGGATGATGATAGTTATGAAGTTGAAGCATGGATTACTGATGAATTAGGAAATTTTATGTTGATGGAAAACCCAATGGGAGCCGGATATTCACCAACTTGGGGAAGTTCATTAAAAGATAAAGGATATTTTCCGCTTCAAGTAATTACAAAAAATTCAGATGGTGAAGTAGTTTCAACTTTTGAAGCCGTTGAAATAAATAAACAATCTTTAAATAATGATTTGTTCGAAGTTCCTTCTGACTATAATGAAATGAAAATTCCGGGAATGTAA